In Drosophila nasuta strain 15112-1781.00 chromosome 2R, ASM2355853v1, whole genome shotgun sequence, a single genomic region encodes these proteins:
- the LOC132787195 gene encoding uncharacterized protein LOC132787195, with protein MNFAVISSGILLCFLYLCAKSNAKRNWDYELLKMTSTSSDENLFNISTRLENGELGKPSVSGYLDWKYDCDENTLTEMKIYYSQNGRESTYREQPYAIPKMSFYQFLDQYWMNLIYPFFADCSNLPSFDKFVPPWPKKTYLFDKCRPEPTSGPETMPRGYYRFVWNIIGEAALNIVIDVKLTPIGLV; from the exons ATGAACTTTGCTGTAATATCCTCTGGAATACTTTTGTGTTTCTTGTATTTGTGTGCTAAGAGCAATGCAAAG CGCAATTGGGACTATGAACTACTTAAAATGACCTCTACGTCGTCTGATGAGAATCTATTTAATATCAGTACAAGACTTGAAAACGGTGAACTTGGTAAGCCATCAGTTTCAGGATATCTTGATTGGAAATACGATTGTGATGAAAATACACTG ACTGAgatgaaaatttattattctcaaaacgGAAGAGAAAGCACCTATCGTGAGCAACCTTATGCTATCCCAAAAATGTCATTCTATCAATTTTTGGATCAGTATTGGATGAACTTGATCTATCCCTTCTTTGCGGATTGCTCAAACCTACCGTCATTCGATAAATTTGTGCCACCATGGCCCAAGAAAACGTATCTATTTGATAAATGTAGACCCGAGCCAACTTCAGGTCCAGAAACAATGCCAAGGGGCTATTATAGATTTGTGTGGAATATAATTGGAGAAGCCGCTCTTAACATTGTAATTGATGTTAAATTAACACCAATAGGCTTAgtataa
- the LOC132787395 gene encoding uncharacterized protein LOC132787395: MNFAVISSGILLCFLCLCVKSNAKRNWDYEILKFDSTSSDENLFNISLRLETGELGKPSVSGYLDWKHDDDENTMTEMKIYYSQNGKESTYSELPYAIPKISYYDFLDQYWMKLVYPYLADCSNVWSFDKFVPPLPKTTYLFNKCRPEPTSGPETMPRGYYRVVWKIIGAATLNIVIDVKLTPTGLI; encoded by the exons ATGAACTTTGCTGTAATATCCTCTGGAATACTTTTGTGTttcttgtgtttgtgtgttaaaAGCAATGCAAAG CGCAATTGGGACtatgaaatacttaaatttgACTCTACATCGTCTGATGAGAATCTATTTAATATCAGTTTAAGACTTGAAACCGGTGAACTTGGTAAGCCGTCAGTTTCAGGATATCTTGATTGGAaacacgatgatgatgaaaataCAATG ACTGAgatgaaaatttattattctcaaaacgGAAAAGAAAGCACCTATAGTGAGCTACCTTATGCTATCCCAAAAATCTCATACTATGATTTTTTGGATCAGTATTGGATGAAATTGGTCTATCCCTACTTGGCGGATTGCTCGAACGTTTGGTCTTTCGATAAATTTGTGCCACCATTGCCCAAGACgacgtatttatttaataaatgtagaCCCGAACCAACTTCAGGTCCAGAAACAATGCCAAGGGGCTACTATAGAGTTGTGTGGAAAATAATTGGTGCAGCCACTCTTAACATTGTAATTGATGTTAAATTAACACCAACAGGCTTAATATAA